The following DNA comes from Alphaproteobacteria bacterium HT1-32.
CGACGCCAGTATTGAAGTGACAGACGCTGATGGTCTTGCCCAGGCTGTTGATCAGTTGCTCAGCCAGCCGGAAACCCGTAACCGGGTTGGCGAAAATGCCCGGCAGCGGTCTCTGGCACAGGCCGATGTGCTGGATAACGTGACCAACGAAGTCGCCCGTTTTCTGGATCATCCGGCCGACCATAGCGACGACCGTGCAAGCGCCTGATTTCTGGCGCACCCAACCGGGGTTTTGTGCTTACCTGCTCTCGCCCCTTGGCCTGATCTACAGCCGAATCTCGGATTCCAGATCAGCCCGGCAGCCCGCTTATAAAAGCAATCTTCCGGTCATCTGCATTGGCAATGTCGTCATGGGTGGCGCCGGAAAGACGCCGGTCGTCCAGTCGCTGGCACACAGCCTGAAATCCCGGAACCTTCATATTCTGACCCGCGGCTATGGCGGTCAGGAAGCAGGTCCCCTGCTGGTTGATCCCGACCGACATACGGCCCATGACGTTGGTGATGAAGCACTGCTGCATGCCCGCACCGCACCGACATGGATCGCCCGCGACCGGGTTGCAGGATGCAAGGCCGCCGAAGCGGGCGGGGCCGGGGTAATCCTGATGGATGACGGTTTCCAGAATTCATCCCTGCACAAGACACTCAGCCTTCTGGTGGTTGATTCGGATTACGGCTTTGGCAACGGCTTGCCTTTCCCGGCCGGTCCGTTGCGGGGAACGGTCACGCGCTCACTCAGTCGCGCTGATGCCATCATTCTGATTGGCAATGCCCCGATGGAATTACACGGATATACAGGGCCGGTTTTCAGGGCCCGCATTGCCCCCACTGACACAACGGCTTTCCGTGGCGCCAGCGTTGTTGCTTTCTCCGGCATCGGCCGACCGGAGAAGTTCTTCCGGACACTGACAGAATCCGGTGCCAGTATCCGTGCCCGTCGCGCCTTTGCCGATCATCATCCCTTCACGCGGGCAGAAATTCAGGAACTTGTTGCTCAGGCCGACACCGAAAAGGCCCGGCTGGTGACAACCGAAAAAGATATCGTCAGGGTTCCTTCAGACCTGCAGTCAATGGTGCAGGTGTTGACTGTCCGCCTTCAGTGGGAGAATAACGGCGATCTCCTCGACATGATTGAACAGGCCAATGTCTAACCAAGCCGGTATCGGCGCCTTTCTGAAGACCCGTATCCTGCACCCGGTTCAGGCTGGCCTCATCATGTTCGTGCTGTGGACATTCCGTTTGCTGCCTATCGACATGGCATCAGCCATTGGCGGATGGTTCGCACGCCGGATCGGCCCGATGCTGAAGGTCCACCGGATTGCACTCAACAATCTGCGCCGTGCCTTTCCGGAAAAAACGGAAGACGAGATTGCGAAGATTGCGACAGGCATGTGGGATAACCTTGGCCGGACGGCTGGTGAATACCCGCATCTGCACCGTTTCGACCTTTATGCAGATACGGAGCGATTTACCGTCAGAGGCAGCGAGAATGTCCGCCTTCTGCGTGACGATAATGTCAGCGGGATTTTCTTTTCAGGCCATATCGGTAACTGGGAAATCGTCTCCCTTCCGGCGACACAGAACGACCTGCCGCTAACAAGGATTTATCGTGAGCCCAATAACAAGGCCATGCGCTGGCTTTTCCACTCCGGTCGTCAGGCTGTTACCGGCGAGCTTGTCCCCAAAGGATCCGACGGCGCGAAGGCTGCCATGAAGGCGCTGCGCGATGGCCGGCATCTTGGCATGCTGGTTGACCAGAAAATGAATGACGGTATCGAGGCACGGTTATTTGGTCAGCCCGCAATGACCGCTCCGGCGCTGGCGCTGTTTGCCCTGAAATTCAAATGCCCGGTCGTCCCAGCCCGGGTGAAGCGCCTTCAGGGGGCGCATTTTGAAATTGATATTCTGCCACCGATGACCCCGCCTGACCCCAGTGGCGACCGGCAGGCTGATATCCTGGCCTTCACCCAGCAGGTCAATGACCAGCTTGAAGCCTGGATTCGGGAAGCTCCGGAACAGTGGTTATGGGTTCACAAGCGCTGGCCCAACTGACACCTGGCCCGTT
Coding sequences within:
- a CDS encoding tetraacyldisaccharide 4'-kinase gives rise to the protein MQAPDFWRTQPGFCAYLLSPLGLIYSRISDSRSARQPAYKSNLPVICIGNVVMGGAGKTPVVQSLAHSLKSRNLHILTRGYGGQEAGPLLVDPDRHTAHDVGDEALLHARTAPTWIARDRVAGCKAAEAGGAGVILMDDGFQNSSLHKTLSLLVVDSDYGFGNGLPFPAGPLRGTVTRSLSRADAIILIGNAPMELHGYTGPVFRARIAPTDTTAFRGASVVAFSGIGRPEKFFRTLTESGASIRARRAFADHHPFTRAEIQELVAQADTEKARLVTTEKDIVRVPSDLQSMVQVLTVRLQWENNGDLLDMIEQANV
- a CDS encoding lipid A biosynthesis lauroyl acyltransferase, translated to MSNQAGIGAFLKTRILHPVQAGLIMFVLWTFRLLPIDMASAIGGWFARRIGPMLKVHRIALNNLRRAFPEKTEDEIAKIATGMWDNLGRTAGEYPHLHRFDLYADTERFTVRGSENVRLLRDDNVSGIFFSGHIGNWEIVSLPATQNDLPLTRIYREPNNKAMRWLFHSGRQAVTGELVPKGSDGAKAAMKALRDGRHLGMLVDQKMNDGIEARLFGQPAMTAPALALFALKFKCPVVPARVKRLQGAHFEIDILPPMTPPDPSGDRQADILAFTQQVNDQLEAWIREAPEQWLWVHKRWPN